A window of the Piliocolobus tephrosceles isolate RC106 unplaced genomic scaffold, ASM277652v3 unscaffolded_18820, whole genome shotgun sequence genome harbors these coding sequences:
- the LOC111533487 gene encoding plexin-B3-like, with protein MCHATQESPLLHHFMVPVMARWPPFGLCLLLLLLSPPPLPLTGAHRFSAPNTTLNHLALAPGRGTLYVGAVNRLFQLSPELQLEAMAVTGPVIDSPDCVPFRDPAECPQAQLTDNANQLLLVSSRAQELVACGQVRQGVCETRRLGDVAKVLYQAEDPGDGQFVAANTPGVATVGLVVPLPGQDLLLVARGLAGKLSAGVPPLAIRQLAGPQPFSSEGLGRLVVGDFSDYNNSYVGAFADARSAYFVFRRRGARAQAEYRSYVARVCLGDTNLYSYVEVPLACQGQGLIQAAFLAPGTLLGVFAAGPGGTQAALCAFPMAELGASMEQARRLCYTAGGRGPSGAEEATVEYGVTSRCVTLPLDSPESYPCGDEHTPSPIAGRQPLEAQPLLKLGQPVSAVAALQADGHMIAFLGDTQGQLHKVFLHGSQGQVYHSQQVGPPGSAISPDLLLDSSDSHLYVLTAHQVDRIAVAACPQFPDCASCLQAQDPLCGWCVLQGR; from the exons GTCCCCGTGATGGCTCGCTGGCCTCCCTTcggcctctgcctcctcctgctgctgctgtcccCACCGCCACTGCCCTTGACAGGGGCCCATCGCTTCTCCGCACCTAACACCACTCTCAACCACTTGGCACTGGCGCCTGGCCGAGGCACACTCTATGTCGGCGCTGTGAACCGCCTCTTCCAGCTCAGCCCTGAGCTGCAGCTCGAGGCCATGGCTGTCACTGGCCCTGTCATCGACAGCCCCGACTGCGTGCCCTTCCGTGACCCGGCTGAGTGCCCACAGGCTCAGCTCACTGACAATGCCAACCAGCTGCTGCTGGTGAGCAGCCGTGCCCAGGAACTGGTGGCCTGCGGGCAGGTGCGGCAGGGTGTGTGTGAGACACGGCGCCTCGGGGATGTGGCCAAGGTGCTGTACCAGGCCGAGGACCCTGGTGATGGGCAGTTTGTGGCTGCCAATACCCCGGGAGTGGCCACGGTGGGGCTGGTGGTGCCCTTGCCCGGCCAGGACCTCCTGCTTGTGGCCAGAGGCCTGGCGGGCAAGCTGTCGGCAGGGGTGCCACCCCTGGCCATCCGCCAGCTGGCAGGGCCTCAGCCCTTCTCCAGCGAGGGCCTGGGCCGCCTGGTGGTAGGCGACTTCTCCGACTACAACAACAGCTACGTGGGGGCCTTTGCCGACGCCCGCTCCGCCTACTTTGTGTTCCGCCGCCGTGGGGCCCGGGCCCAGGCTGAGTACCGCTCCTACGTGGCCCGCGTCTGCCTGGGGGACACCAACCTGTACTCCTATGTGGAGGTCCCCCTCGCCTGCCAGGGCCAGGGCCTCATCCAGGCCGCCTTCCTTGCCCCGGGCACCTTGCTAGGGGTGTTTGCCGCGGGCCCAGGGGGCACCCAGGCGGCGCTCTGCGCCTTCCCCATGGCAGAGCTGGGTGCCAGCATGGAGCAGGCCCGGAGACTTTGCTACACGGCAGGCGGCCGGGGCCCCAGCGGCGCAGAGGAAGCCACCGTGGAGTACGGCGTCACGTCGCGCTGTGTCACCCTGCCCCTT GACTCCCCCGAGTCGTACCCCTGCGGCGACGAACACACCCCCAGCCCTATTGCCGGCCGCCAGCCCCTGGAGGCCCAGCCTCTGCTGAAGCTTGGGCAGCCGGTCAGCGCCGTGGCAGCCCTCCAGGCAGACGGGCACATGATAGCCTTCCTAGGGGACACCCAGGGCCAGCTGCACAAG GTCTTTCTCCACGGCTCCCAGGGCCAGGTTTACCACTCCCAGCAAGTGGGGCCTCCAGGCTCAGCCATCAGCCCAGACCTGCTGCTGGACAGCAGTGACAGTCACCTCTATGTCCTGACTGCTCACCAG GTGGACCGGATAGCTGTGGCGGCCTGTCCCCAGTTCCCTGACTGTGCCAGCTGCCTCCAGGCCCAGGACCCGCTGTGTGGCTGGTGTGTCCTCCAGGGCAGGTGA